Proteins encoded together in one Campylobacter concisus window:
- a CDS encoding cupin domain-containing protein, whose amino-acid sequence MKNYQVAKIANEPRVELKEALNLTGCEVSINELPANVSVPFVHSHKQNEELYIITDGDGELFIDGEVIKVGKGDAVRIDPDGKRCFKAGKNGIKMICIQTKRGSLEQYTMSDGVIVDDVKPSWL is encoded by the coding sequence ATGAAAAATTATCAAGTTGCAAAGATCGCAAACGAGCCAAGAGTCGAGCTAAAAGAGGCTTTAAATTTAACTGGCTGTGAAGTATCTATAAACGAGCTCCCAGCAAATGTGAGCGTGCCATTTGTCCATTCGCACAAACAAAACGAGGAGCTTTACATCATCACTGATGGCGATGGCGAGCTCTTCATCGATGGCGAAGTGATAAAAGTAGGCAAAGGCGACGCGGTGCGCATAGATCCAGATGGTAAAAGGTGCTTTAAAGCTGGCAAAAATGGCATCAAAATGATCTGCATCCAGACAAAACGCGGTAGCCTAGAGCAATACACAATGAGTGACGGCGTGATAGTTGATGACGTAAAGCCAAGCTGGCTCTAA
- a CDS encoding NAD(P)H-binding protein, producing MGANGKSGANLANEALKQGYDVTAIVRNKE from the coding sequence ATAGGTGCAAACGGCAAAAGCGGTGCAAATTTAGCAAATGAGGCCCTAAAACAAGGTTATGACGTCACAGCGATCGTTAGAAACAAAGAGTAA
- a CDS encoding NAD(P)-dependent oxidoreductase, with translation MFELTKDDLAGFDAVISAFAAWSEENFPLHKKVAAHLVNLLKGTSTRLVVALGAGTLFVDGNGTMVMDTPDFPAAYMGVAKATAESYFELKGSANVLWTYVSPVGDYDANGARTGKYVLGRDDLILNSKNESYISYADLALAIIDELKNKKFIQKRFTAVGERA, from the coding sequence ATTTTCGAGCTTACAAAGGACGATCTAGCAGGTTTTGACGCGGTTATAAGCGCATTTGCAGCATGGAGCGAAGAGAATTTCCCACTTCATAAAAAAGTGGCCGCTCACCTAGTAAATTTACTAAAAGGCACTAGCACAAGGCTCGTCGTAGCTCTTGGCGCTGGCACGTTATTTGTTGATGGCAACGGCACTATGGTCATGGACACCCCAGACTTTCCAGCAGCATATATGGGCGTGGCAAAGGCTACGGCGGAGTCATATTTTGAGCTAAAAGGTAGCGCAAATGTGCTTTGGACGTATGTAAGTCCAGTAGGCGACTACGACGCAAACGGCGCTCGCACGGGCAAATACGTGCTTGGCAGGGATGATCTCATACTAAACTCAAAAAATGAGAGCTACATAAGCTACGCAGACCTTGCGCTTGCGATCATTGACGAGCTAAAAAACAAGAAATTTATCCAAAAGCGCTTCACGGCGGTTGGCGAGAGAGCGTGA
- a CDS encoding Rrf2 family transcriptional regulator: MQIGIKFSTAIHALLCAKFFENEKVTSEFIAGSINTNPVIVRRLLGTLKAAGLVNVAAGVGGVSLAKEPKDINLLEIFNAVNEKEKLFKIHSDSPKACPVGGRIEELLSGHFLRAQTALENELKNVTLQDLLDELAR, encoded by the coding sequence ATGCAAATTGGCATTAAATTTTCAACTGCGATACACGCGCTTTTGTGTGCTAAATTTTTTGAAAACGAGAAGGTTACAAGCGAATTTATAGCTGGCAGCATAAACACAAACCCAGTTATCGTTAGGCGCCTACTTGGTACTCTAAAGGCTGCAGGGCTCGTAAATGTCGCAGCTGGAGTTGGTGGAGTGAGCCTTGCAAAAGAGCCAAAAGATATAAATTTACTTGAAATTTTTAACGCAGTAAATGAGAAAGAAAAACTCTTTAAAATTCACTCTGACTCACCAAAAGCCTGCCCAGTCGGCGGCAGGATAGAAGAGCTTTTAAGCGGGCACTTTTTAAGAGCGCAAACTGCTCTAGAAAACGAGCTAAAAAACGTCACTTTGCAAGATTTATTAGACGAGCTTGCAAGATAA
- a CDS encoding ribose-phosphate pyrophosphokinase, giving the protein MRGYKIFSGTANIELSKKISQYLSLPLSEASIKRFSDGEISVQIGESVRGKDVFVIQPTCAPANINLMELLILTDALKRSSTSSITAIVPYFGYARQDRKAAPRVPITAKLVANMMQTAGIDRVVTMDLHAGQIQGFFDIPVDNLYGSIIFNDYVKAKNLPNPVVASPDVGGVARARALAKNLNLLDMVIVDKRREKANESEVMNVIGDVKGKDVILVDDMIDTAGTIVKAAEIFKERGATSVMAFCTHPVLSGPAYDRLKLGFLDELVVTDTIPLKEELPCIKVLSTASLFGEVIRRVYHNESVNSLF; this is encoded by the coding sequence ATGAGAGGCTATAAAATTTTCTCAGGCACCGCAAATATCGAGCTTTCGAAGAAAATTTCGCAATATTTGTCGCTTCCACTCAGTGAAGCTAGCATTAAAAGATTTAGCGATGGTGAGATCAGCGTGCAGATAGGCGAAAGCGTGCGTGGGAAAGATGTTTTTGTCATCCAGCCAACATGTGCCCCAGCAAATATAAATTTAATGGAGCTTCTTATCTTAACTGACGCTTTAAAACGCAGCAGTACAAGCTCTATAACAGCGATCGTGCCGTATTTTGGCTACGCTAGACAAGACAGAAAAGCAGCTCCTAGAGTGCCTATCACTGCAAAACTTGTGGCAAATATGATGCAAACAGCAGGCATCGACAGGGTCGTTACTATGGACCTTCACGCAGGGCAAATTCAAGGATTTTTCGACATTCCAGTAGATAACCTTTATGGTAGCATCATCTTTAACGACTACGTAAAAGCTAAAAATTTACCAAATCCAGTCGTCGCAAGCCCAGATGTAGGCGGCGTGGCTCGTGCTAGAGCCTTGGCAAAAAATCTAAATTTATTAGATATGGTCATCGTTGATAAACGCCGCGAGAAAGCAAACGAGAGCGAAGTGATGAACGTGATCGGCGATGTGAAAGGCAAAGATGTGATCTTGGTCGATGATATGATTGACACTGCTGGCACCATCGTAAAAGCGGCTGAGATTTTCAAAGAGCGTGGCGCAACTAGCGTAATGGCATTTTGCACGCACCCGGTGCTTAGCGGACCAGCCTATGATAGGCTAAAACTTGGCTTTTTAGACGAGTTAGTAGTGACTGATACGATCCCATTAAAAGAAGAACTTCCTTGTATAAAAGTGCTAAGCACAGCTTCACTATTTGGCGAAGTGATACGCCGTGTTTATCACAACGAAAGCGTAAATAGCTTGTTTTAG
- a CDS encoding DUF488 domain-containing protein: MFKIYRIYDFIKSDDDSFKGVFIDRLYPRGVKKEIFSAFIWLKSVTPSNELRSWFHEDKEARFDEFCKKFRQELNGKEGQEGLKELKKLEKEYKNVALLTAVKEPEFSHVKVIKEALSSL, translated from the coding sequence ATGTTTAAAATTTATAGAATTTACGACTTTATAAAAAGTGACGACGATAGTTTTAAAGGTGTCTTTATTGATAGGCTCTATCCAAGAGGGGTGAAAAAAGAGATATTTTCAGCCTTTATCTGGCTAAAATCGGTCACTCCCTCAAATGAGCTAAGATCGTGGTTTCATGAAGATAAAGAGGCTAGGTTTGATGAATTTTGCAAAAAATTTAGGCAAGAGCTAAATGGTAAAGAGGGGCAAGAGGGGCTAAAAGAGCTTAAAAAGCTAGAAAAAGAGTATAAAAACGTGGCGCTTCTAACTGCTGTCAAAGAGCCAGAATTTAGCCACGTCAAGGTGATAAAAGAGGCGCTTAGTTCTTTATAA
- the mnmA gene encoding tRNA 2-thiouridine(34) synthase MnmA gives MAFKFKKGKNMKIMVAMSGGVDSTMTAKFLQEAGHEVQGCYMMLHQKPGYHEENIRKVKKVGEYLGIKVHILDLQDKFNEYVYDPFVRLYKEGKTPNPCALCNKFIKLGALLDFAKANGCEKLATGHYVQVVDGFITCAKDPSKDQSYFLAQVPKEVLKDVIFPLGDKFKKDIKELARGVKVLEEFATQAESSEICFVENTYIEVLNKHYNTNLPGNVVGKDGNIIGRHQGYMHYTIGKRRGFEVFGAHEPHFVIKINAEKNEIVVGTKDDLAQKVVELENVNLFIDEDKFECETKIRYRSPKLEAFAEVDKASKTAKLRLNQNALGVAQGQLCVMYDGDRVIASGFIKN, from the coding sequence ATCGCCTTTAAATTTAAAAAAGGTAAAAATATGAAAATAATGGTTGCAATGAGCGGCGGCGTAGATAGCACGATGACGGCTAAATTTCTGCAAGAGGCTGGACATGAGGTGCAAGGCTGCTACATGATGCTTCATCAAAAGCCAGGATATCACGAAGAAAATATCAGAAAAGTCAAAAAAGTGGGCGAATATCTTGGCATCAAGGTGCATATACTCGATCTGCAGGATAAATTTAACGAATATGTCTATGACCCATTTGTCAGGCTCTACAAAGAGGGTAAAACGCCCAATCCTTGCGCCTTGTGTAATAAATTTATAAAGCTTGGAGCGCTACTTGACTTTGCAAAGGCAAATGGCTGCGAGAAGCTTGCTACCGGGCATTATGTGCAGGTGGTTGATGGTTTTATAACCTGCGCCAAAGATCCTAGCAAGGATCAGAGCTACTTTTTAGCTCAGGTGCCAAAAGAGGTGCTAAAAGATGTCATTTTCCCGCTTGGGGATAAATTTAAAAAAGATATAAAAGAGCTAGCAAGAGGCGTAAAAGTGCTTGAAGAGTTCGCTACTCAGGCAGAAAGTAGTGAAATTTGCTTTGTCGAAAATACCTACATCGAGGTTTTAAACAAGCACTACAACACAAATTTACCAGGCAATGTGGTGGGTAAAGACGGCAATATCATCGGCCGCCACCAAGGCTACATGCACTACACTATCGGCAAACGCCGTGGTTTTGAGGTTTTTGGCGCTCATGAGCCACACTTTGTCATCAAGATAAATGCCGAAAAAAACGAGATCGTTGTCGGCACGAAGGATGACCTTGCTCAAAAGGTGGTCGAGCTTGAAAATGTAAATTTATTTATCGATGAAGATAAATTTGAGTGCGAAACAAAGATAAGATATAGAAGCCCTAAACTTGAGGCTTTTGCTGAGGTTGATAAAGCTAGCAAAACAGCAAAGCTAAGGCTAAATCAAAACGCACTTGGCGTAGCGCAAGGTCAGCTTTGCGTGATGTATGATGGTGATCGCGTCATCGCAAGTGGCTTTATAAAGAACTAA
- a CDS encoding TIGR00730 family Rossman fold protein has protein sequence MNELVNDLLKFPSVLKYKNKNVTFFGSARFDEENFYCKKAYELAYKLNELGFAILTGGGDGIMRAANKGAFDSAKSPSVALNVRLPFEQQTNPYVTAKYLFSNLSPRKFALTDSSIAFVVFPGGFGTLDELFEILVLAHVGSKKVKIFLYGCEFWQGLDEFIRKTLIPQKTINEEDLNLYKITDDIELIVSEILAI, from the coding sequence ATGAATGAATTAGTAAATGATCTCTTAAAATTTCCAAGCGTTTTAAAGTATAAAAACAAAAATGTAACCTTCTTTGGCTCGGCTAGATTTGATGAAGAAAATTTCTACTGCAAAAAGGCATACGAGCTAGCTTACAAGCTAAATGAGCTAGGTTTTGCCATTTTAACTGGCGGTGGGGATGGCATAATGAGAGCGGCAAACAAGGGTGCGTTTGATAGCGCAAAGTCCCCTAGCGTCGCACTAAACGTGAGGCTGCCGTTTGAACAACAAACAAATCCATACGTCACCGCAAAATATCTCTTTTCAAATTTAAGCCCAAGAAAATTTGCCCTAACTGACAGCTCTATCGCATTTGTCGTCTTCCCTGGCGGCTTTGGGACGCTTGATGAGCTATTTGAAATTTTAGTGCTAGCTCATGTTGGCAGCAAAAAAGTGAAAATTTTTCTTTATGGATGTGAGTTTTGGCAAGGGCTTGATGAGTTTATACGAAAGACGCTGATCCCTCAAAAAACGATAAACGAAGAAGATCTAAATTTATATAAAATCACCGATGATATAGAGCTTATCGTAAGCGAAATTTTGGCTATTTAA
- the fliY gene encoding flagellar motor switch protein FliY, which yields MTNEFFNIFSNELKATIEGLTGRAPEIGERNEFDAPAQNGIKPPVVMASVTLSGDINAKAEIACTPVLISAVSEWMMGEEEISKNENLGSDELDAAKEIFSNLFSAFSTSLGAQKGMPKISFEVINVNFLDENSSLDFSVFEKLFLFNIKIEDINEHVAFVCDHTLMRFFEPAKSEPVDAAKAAAAPHALKGEFSAEEMRNIGLIMDVRLPMRVRIGSKRMLLKDVLTMDIGSVIELNQLANDPLEILIGDKVIALGEVVIIDGNFGIQITQIGSKRERLQQLK from the coding sequence ATGACGAATGAATTTTTTAACATCTTTTCAAATGAACTAAAAGCGACCATCGAAGGGCTAACTGGCAGAGCGCCAGAGATCGGCGAGAGAAACGAATTTGACGCGCCAGCGCAAAATGGCATAAAACCGCCAGTTGTCATGGCTAGCGTGACATTAAGTGGCGACATCAATGCAAAAGCTGAGATCGCTTGCACGCCGGTGCTTATAAGCGCGGTTAGCGAGTGGATGATGGGCGAGGAGGAAATTTCAAAGAATGAAAATCTCGGTAGCGACGAGCTTGACGCTGCAAAAGAGATATTTTCAAACCTTTTTAGCGCCTTTAGCACCTCTCTTGGAGCGCAAAAAGGCATGCCAAAGATCAGCTTTGAGGTGATAAATGTAAATTTCTTAGATGAAAACTCATCGCTTGATTTTAGCGTTTTTGAAAAGCTTTTTTTGTTTAACATAAAGATCGAGGATATAAATGAGCATGTGGCTTTTGTCTGCGATCACACGCTTATGAGATTTTTTGAGCCTGCTAAAAGCGAGCCAGTAGATGCTGCAAAAGCTGCAGCTGCTCCCCATGCACTAAAGGGCGAATTTAGCGCAGAGGAGATGAGAAATATCGGCCTTATCATGGACGTTAGACTACCAATGCGTGTTCGTATCGGCTCAAAAAGGATGCTCTTAAAAGATGTGCTCACTATGGATATAGGCTCAGTCATCGAGCTAAATCAACTCGCAAACGACCCGCTTGAAATTTTGATAGGAGATAAGGTGATAGCCCTTGGCGAAGTGGTCATAATAGACGGCAACTTTGGCATCCAGATCACTCAGATAGGCTCGAAACGCGAGAGGCTTCAGCAGTTAAAATAA
- the fliM gene encoding flagellar motor switch protein FliM, giving the protein MADILSQEEIDALLEVVDEDGDTSNIEIEESPQGEQKQIIIYDFKRPNRVSKEQLRAIKGIHDKLARNLASQISSVMRSIVELRLHSVDQMTYGEFLMSLPSPTSFNVFSIKPLDGNCILEINPSIAFPMIDRLLGGTGENFEANRELTDIEVNLLDAVLRMIMQRLKESWSMITDMYPNVEAKESSPNVVQIVSQNEIVIMVVMEIIVGGSSGMINLCYPVIYLEPILSRLANRDIMLGETSAKKSRNKELKTLIGRAEVLYEAILGKSIVSVNEFLNLKEGDILRLDRGADDKAIVCIDKKEVFLAEVGLHRFRKSIKIEQLIRSDKDEIKHILEKYEEERKAKLMAYDEANEHNNEEESEDNDE; this is encoded by the coding sequence ATGGCTGATATTTTAAGTCAAGAAGAGATAGATGCGCTACTTGAAGTCGTCGATGAAGACGGCGATACGAGCAATATCGAGATAGAAGAGAGCCCACAAGGCGAGCAAAAACAGATCATTATCTATGACTTCAAGCGTCCAAACCGCGTCAGTAAAGAGCAGCTCCGCGCGATAAAAGGTATCCACGACAAGCTTGCTAGAAACCTAGCTAGTCAAATTTCAAGCGTTATGAGAAGTATCGTTGAGCTTAGACTTCACAGCGTCGATCAGATGACATACGGCGAGTTTTTGATGAGTTTGCCAAGCCCAACTAGCTTTAACGTCTTTTCTATCAAGCCACTTGATGGAAACTGCATATTAGAGATAAATCCAAGCATAGCATTTCCTATGATAGACCGCTTGCTTGGCGGAACTGGTGAAAATTTTGAGGCAAACAGGGAGCTAACTGACATCGAGGTAAATTTACTTGATGCGGTGCTTAGGATGATCATGCAGCGCCTAAAAGAGAGCTGGTCGATGATAACTGATATGTATCCAAACGTCGAGGCAAAAGAGAGCAGTCCAAACGTCGTTCAGATCGTATCTCAAAACGAGATCGTCATCATGGTCGTCATGGAGATCATCGTTGGTGGCTCAAGCGGCATGATAAATTTATGCTATCCAGTCATCTACCTAGAGCCGATCCTTTCGCGCCTTGCAAACAGGGACATCATGCTTGGCGAAACTAGCGCTAAAAAGAGTAGAAACAAAGAGCTAAAAACTCTAATAGGTCGTGCCGAGGTGCTTTATGAGGCGATCCTTGGTAAATCAATCGTTAGCGTAAATGAGTTTTTAAATTTAAAAGAGGGCGATATCTTAAGGCTTGATAGAGGCGCTGATGATAAGGCGATCGTTTGCATCGATAAAAAAGAGGTATTTTTGGCTGAAGTTGGGCTTCATAGATTTAGAAAGTCTATCAAGATCGAGCAGCTAATCCGCTCTGACAAAGACGAGATCAAACACATCCTAGAAAAATACGAAGAAGAGCGAAAAGCAAAACTAATGGCATACGACGAGGCCAACGAACACAACAACGAAGAAGAGAGCGAAGATAATGACGAATGA
- a CDS encoding RNA polymerase sigma factor FliA translates to MYELKQKQLNAYKSTIKKEQDEIVLKYMPALRAMAFRLKERLPSSIDVNDLISVGVEEMIKLSRKYDKEQNDSFWGYGKKRIYGSMLDYLRALDVVSRSDRKLVKSINTEIDNYFNTHEEEPSDEYLAEKLNEDIEKIREARGVSGIITILPIDEQMELIGQSDVEKSVEKEDLILKIESALKDFDERDQMIVQLYYYEELNLKEISEIMNISESRISQIHKRLLDRIRRSLGV, encoded by the coding sequence ATGTACGAACTAAAGCAAAAGCAGCTTAACGCTTATAAAAGCACCATTAAAAAAGAGCAAGACGAGATCGTCTTAAAATACATGCCAGCTCTGCGCGCGATGGCGTTTAGGCTAAAGGAGCGCTTGCCTTCAAGTATCGACGTAAACGACCTTATAAGCGTTGGCGTTGAAGAGATGATAAAGCTTAGCAGGAAGTATGACAAAGAGCAAAACGACTCATTTTGGGGATATGGCAAAAAGAGAATTTATGGCTCAATGCTTGACTACCTAAGAGCGCTTGATGTCGTTAGTAGAAGCGACAGAAAGCTAGTAAAGAGCATAAATACCGAGATAGATAACTACTTTAACACGCACGAAGAAGAGCCAAGCGACGAGTATCTGGCTGAAAAACTAAATGAAGATATCGAAAAGATAAGAGAGGCAAGGGGGGTTAGTGGCATCATCACCATCTTGCCAATAGACGAGCAAATGGAGCTAATCGGTCAAAGCGATGTTGAAAAAAGCGTAGAAAAAGAGGATCTTATCTTAAAGATCGAAAGTGCGTTAAAGGACTTTGACGAGCGTGATCAGATGATAGTTCAGCTTTACTACTACGAAGAGCTAAATTTAAAAGAGATCAGCGAGATAATGAACATCAGCGAGAGTAGAATTTCACAAATTCATAAACGTTTGCTTGATCGCATCAGACGCAGCTTGGGGGTTTAA
- a CDS encoding P-loop NTPase, translating to MNNQAQKLQNLVQSQNKAKNTHFIAITSGKGGVGKSTISANLANVLSQNGYKVGLFDADIGLANLDVILNVKMGKNLLHVLKGECSLKDILIPINKNLILIPGESGDEILKFNNQFLFERFLDEASELDQLDFLIIDTGAGIGGSTQLFLEAADEVVVVTVPDPAAITDAYAVIKIVSRFKNNELLLLNMVKNEAEATRIYENVKRVANANIGPNLNLELIGYVTSDKSVARSIKQRTLFTDDEAYGSASVQIKQIASNLLYRLERKVLKDEQSRSFGGFFKRLIEQF from the coding sequence AGTCCAGTCTCAAAATAAGGCTAAAAATACGCATTTCATAGCGATCACAAGCGGCAAAGGCGGCGTTGGCAAGAGTACGATAAGTGCAAATTTAGCAAATGTCTTGTCGCAAAATGGCTATAAAGTAGGGCTTTTTGACGCTGATATCGGCCTTGCAAACCTTGATGTTATATTAAACGTTAAAATGGGCAAAAACCTGCTTCACGTGCTAAAGGGCGAGTGCAGCTTAAAAGATATCTTGATACCTATAAATAAAAATCTCATCCTTATCCCTGGCGAGAGCGGTGATGAAATTTTAAAATTTAACAATCAATTTTTATTTGAGAGATTTTTAGATGAGGCGAGCGAGCTTGATCAGCTTGACTTTTTGATCATCGACACCGGTGCTGGCATAGGCGGCAGTACGCAGCTCTTTTTAGAGGCGGCTGATGAGGTTGTCGTGGTAACCGTGCCTGACCCTGCGGCGATAACCGATGCGTATGCGGTCATAAAGATCGTTTCAAGATTTAAAAATAATGAGCTTTTACTTTTAAATATGGTAAAAAACGAGGCTGAGGCCACTAGAATTTATGAAAATGTAAAGCGAGTGGCAAATGCAAATATCGGACCAAATTTAAATTTAGAGCTAATTGGCTACGTGACTTCTGATAAGAGCGTGGCAAGGAGCATAAAGCAAAGGACACTCTTTACAGATGACGAAGCTTACGGCTCTGCTAGCGTGCAGATCAAGCAGATAGCTTCGAATTTGCTTTATAGGTTGGAACGAAAAGTGCTTAAGGATGAGCAAAGCAGGAGTTTTGGGGGCTTCTTTAAGCGTTTGATAGAACAATTTTAA